AGGTGCCGCGGTCGACACGGCCGCCTCGCGGCAGCCGGAAGCGCTGGTCGGTCATCGGTTCCCTCCCGGGCGTGGCTCGTCGAGCCGGTACGAGGTCAGCACCTCGTGGGTGGCGGTGTCGCGCAGGACGTTGAACCAGCGGCGGCAGCCGATGCTGTGCATCCACCGTTCCGCGAAGGGGCCCTTGGGGTTGTCGCGGTAGAAGACGTACTCGGCCCACTGCTCGTCGG
This portion of the Streptomyces canus genome encodes:
- a CDS encoding sarcosine oxidase subunit delta gives rise to the protein MLLITCPWCGPRNETEYHYGGQAHVPHPESPADLTDEQWAEYVFYRDNPKGPFAERWMHSIGCRRWFNVLRDTATHEVLTSYRLDEPRPGGNR